In Oncorhynchus clarkii lewisi isolate Uvic-CL-2024 chromosome 2, UVic_Ocla_1.0, whole genome shotgun sequence, one DNA window encodes the following:
- the LOC139375852 gene encoding ETS domain-containing protein Elk-3-like isoform X1, translated as MACDPLGMDSAITLWQFLLQLLLDQSHKHLICWTSNDGEFKLLKSEEVAKLWGLRKNKTNMNYDKLSRALRYYYDKNIIKKVIGQKFVYKFVSFPEILKMDPAAVEMGLASGRVTLHEDQDIQDLDVEEEEEEEEVQQQRRALGAALEVAAAAQQAACHNKYFGSGLYSSFSINTLHSPPEELLRALRERQQDEARSGVIRFGTGTTENTPPSPSLIKPEPSSQSFSTHRPSKPSPLHHYTHHQHQRHSPPSSSPHSHNPQPGPGRGGWSPEAEEEEEDSDQGAQPLNLSSGHREREQALQPPGNRTSGGSRVSGSSHGDSCHGLPLKTNKPKALEMSAPSLLLTGSDIGSIALNSPALPSGSLTHAFFTAQTPSGLLLGHSSLLSGVHFWSSLSPAAPLSPARLQGHGSLFQFPSLMNGPLPMPNLDGSPSPLLLSPANHKS; from the exons ATGGCCTGTGACCCTCTAGGTATGGACAGTGCCATCACGTTGTGGCAGTTCCTGTTGCAGCTGTTGTTGGACCAGAGCCACAAGCACCTGATCTGCTGGACGTCGAACGACGGGGAGTTTAAACTGCTCAAGTCTGAGGAGGTGGCCAAGCTGTGGGGGCTCCGCAAGAACAAGACTAATATGAACTACGACAAGCTGAGCAGAGCCCTGAGATACTACTATGACAAG AACATTATCAAGAAGGTGATCGGACAGAAGTTTGTCTACAAGTTTGTCTCGTTCCCGGAAATCTTAAAGATGGACCCAGCAGCAGTAGAGATGGGCTTGGCTTCCGGTCGTGTGACGCTCCACGAAGACCAGGACATCCAGGACctggatgtagaggaggaggaggaagaagaggaggtgcAGCAGCAGAGGAGGGCCCTGGGGGCGGCGTTGGAGGTGGCTGCGGCGGCCCAGCAGGCTGCGTGTCATAACAAGTACTTCGGCTCTGGCCTCTACTCCTCCTTCagcatcaacaccctccattctCCTCCAGAGGAGCTGCTCCGGGCCCTGAGGGAGAGACAGCAGGACGAGGCCCGCTCCGGAGTCATCCGATTTGGGACGGGTACCACCGAGAATACTCCACCCTCACCGTCCCTCATCAAGCCTGAGCCTTCATCACAATCCTTCAGCACCCACAGGCCATCCaaaccctcccctctccaccattACACCCACCACCAACACCAGCGCCACTCCccgccctcctcctccccccacagCCATAACCCCCAGCCAGGGCCAGGCCGAGGAGGCTGGAGCCCAGaggctgaagaggaggaggaggactcaGACCAGGGAGCCCAGCCTCTGAATCTCTCTtctgggcatagagagagagagcaggccctGCAACCTCCAGGGAATAGGaccagtggtggtagtagagttAGTGGTAGTAGTCATGGAGACAGTTGTCATGGACTCCCACTTAAAACCAATAAGCCCAAAGCCCTAGAGATGTCCGCCCCCTCCCTGCTCTTGACAGGAAGTGACATCGGCTCGATAGCCCTCAATAGCCCCGCCCTACCGTCCGGATCCCTCACCCACGCCTTCTTCACTGCACAG ACTCCATCTGGTCTGCTGCTGGGCCACAGCTCTCTGTTATCAGGTGTCCACTTCTGGAGCAGCCTAAGTCCCGCAGCCCCTCTGAGCCCGGCCAGGCTTCAAGGACACGGATCACTGTTTCAG tTCCCCAGTCTAATGAATGGACCCCTCCCCATGCCAAACTTGGACGGGTCCCCCTCACCCTTGCTCCTGTCCCCTGCCAATCACAAGTCATGA
- the LOC139375852 gene encoding ETS domain-containing protein Elk-3-like isoform X2 → MDSAITLWQFLLQLLLDQSHKHLICWTSNDGEFKLLKSEEVAKLWGLRKNKTNMNYDKLSRALRYYYDKNIIKKVIGQKFVYKFVSFPEILKMDPAAVEMGLASGRVTLHEDQDIQDLDVEEEEEEEEVQQQRRALGAALEVAAAAQQAACHNKYFGSGLYSSFSINTLHSPPEELLRALRERQQDEARSGVIRFGTGTTENTPPSPSLIKPEPSSQSFSTHRPSKPSPLHHYTHHQHQRHSPPSSSPHSHNPQPGPGRGGWSPEAEEEEEDSDQGAQPLNLSSGHREREQALQPPGNRTSGGSRVSGSSHGDSCHGLPLKTNKPKALEMSAPSLLLTGSDIGSIALNSPALPSGSLTHAFFTAQTPSGLLLGHSSLLSGVHFWSSLSPAAPLSPARLQGHGSLFQFPSLMNGPLPMPNLDGSPSPLLLSPANHKS, encoded by the exons ATGGACAGTGCCATCACGTTGTGGCAGTTCCTGTTGCAGCTGTTGTTGGACCAGAGCCACAAGCACCTGATCTGCTGGACGTCGAACGACGGGGAGTTTAAACTGCTCAAGTCTGAGGAGGTGGCCAAGCTGTGGGGGCTCCGCAAGAACAAGACTAATATGAACTACGACAAGCTGAGCAGAGCCCTGAGATACTACTATGACAAG AACATTATCAAGAAGGTGATCGGACAGAAGTTTGTCTACAAGTTTGTCTCGTTCCCGGAAATCTTAAAGATGGACCCAGCAGCAGTAGAGATGGGCTTGGCTTCCGGTCGTGTGACGCTCCACGAAGACCAGGACATCCAGGACctggatgtagaggaggaggaggaagaagaggaggtgcAGCAGCAGAGGAGGGCCCTGGGGGCGGCGTTGGAGGTGGCTGCGGCGGCCCAGCAGGCTGCGTGTCATAACAAGTACTTCGGCTCTGGCCTCTACTCCTCCTTCagcatcaacaccctccattctCCTCCAGAGGAGCTGCTCCGGGCCCTGAGGGAGAGACAGCAGGACGAGGCCCGCTCCGGAGTCATCCGATTTGGGACGGGTACCACCGAGAATACTCCACCCTCACCGTCCCTCATCAAGCCTGAGCCTTCATCACAATCCTTCAGCACCCACAGGCCATCCaaaccctcccctctccaccattACACCCACCACCAACACCAGCGCCACTCCccgccctcctcctccccccacagCCATAACCCCCAGCCAGGGCCAGGCCGAGGAGGCTGGAGCCCAGaggctgaagaggaggaggaggactcaGACCAGGGAGCCCAGCCTCTGAATCTCTCTtctgggcatagagagagagagcaggccctGCAACCTCCAGGGAATAGGaccagtggtggtagtagagttAGTGGTAGTAGTCATGGAGACAGTTGTCATGGACTCCCACTTAAAACCAATAAGCCCAAAGCCCTAGAGATGTCCGCCCCCTCCCTGCTCTTGACAGGAAGTGACATCGGCTCGATAGCCCTCAATAGCCCCGCCCTACCGTCCGGATCCCTCACCCACGCCTTCTTCACTGCACAG ACTCCATCTGGTCTGCTGCTGGGCCACAGCTCTCTGTTATCAGGTGTCCACTTCTGGAGCAGCCTAAGTCCCGCAGCCCCTCTGAGCCCGGCCAGGCTTCAAGGACACGGATCACTGTTTCAG tTCCCCAGTCTAATGAATGGACCCCTCCCCATGCCAAACTTGGACGGGTCCCCCTCACCCTTGCTCCTGTCCCCTGCCAATCACAAGTCATGA
- the LOC139375852 gene encoding ETS domain-containing protein Elk-3-like isoform X3, which yields MNYDKLSRALRYYYDKNIIKKVIGQKFVYKFVSFPEILKMDPAAVEMGLASGRVTLHEDQDIQDLDVEEEEEEEEVQQQRRALGAALEVAAAAQQAACHNKYFGSGLYSSFSINTLHSPPEELLRALRERQQDEARSGVIRFGTGTTENTPPSPSLIKPEPSSQSFSTHRPSKPSPLHHYTHHQHQRHSPPSSSPHSHNPQPGPGRGGWSPEAEEEEEDSDQGAQPLNLSSGHREREQALQPPGNRTSGGSRVSGSSHGDSCHGLPLKTNKPKALEMSAPSLLLTGSDIGSIALNSPALPSGSLTHAFFTAQTPSGLLLGHSSLLSGVHFWSSLSPAAPLSPARLQGHGSLFQFPSLMNGPLPMPNLDGSPSPLLLSPANHKS from the exons ATGAACTACGACAAGCTGAGCAGAGCTCTGAGATACTACTATGACAAG AACATTATCAAGAAGGTGATCGGACAGAAGTTTGTCTACAAGTTTGTCTCGTTCCCGGAAATCTTAAAGATGGACCCAGCAGCAGTAGAGATGGGCTTGGCTTCCGGTCGTGTGACGCTCCACGAAGACCAGGACATCCAGGACctggatgtagaggaggaggaggaagaagaggaggtgcAGCAGCAGAGGAGGGCCCTGGGGGCGGCGTTGGAGGTGGCTGCGGCGGCCCAGCAGGCTGCGTGTCATAACAAGTACTTCGGCTCTGGCCTCTACTCCTCCTTCagcatcaacaccctccattctCCTCCAGAGGAGCTGCTCCGGGCCCTGAGGGAGAGACAGCAGGACGAGGCCCGCTCCGGAGTCATCCGATTTGGGACGGGTACCACCGAGAATACTCCACCCTCACCGTCCCTCATCAAGCCTGAGCCTTCATCACAATCCTTCAGCACCCACAGGCCATCCaaaccctcccctctccaccattACACCCACCACCAACACCAGCGCCACTCCccgccctcctcctccccccacagCCATAACCCCCAGCCAGGGCCAGGCCGAGGAGGCTGGAGCCCAGaggctgaagaggaggaggaggactcaGACCAGGGAGCCCAGCCTCTGAATCTCTCTtctgggcatagagagagagagcaggccctGCAACCTCCAGGGAATAGGaccagtggtggtagtagagttAGTGGTAGTAGTCATGGAGACAGTTGTCATGGACTCCCACTTAAAACCAATAAGCCCAAAGCCCTAGAGATGTCCGCCCCCTCCCTGCTCTTGACAGGAAGTGACATCGGCTCGATAGCCCTCAATAGCCCCGCCCTACCGTCCGGATCCCTCACCCACGCCTTCTTCACTGCACAG ACTCCATCTGGTCTGCTGCTGGGCCACAGCTCTCTGTTATCAGGTGTCCACTTCTGGAGCAGCCTAAGTCCCGCAGCCCCTCTGAGCCCGGCCAGGCTTCAAGGACACGGATCACTGTTTCAG tTCCCCAGTCTAATGAATGGACCCCTCCCCATGCCAAACTTGGACGGGTCCCCCTCACCCTTGCTCCTGTCCCCTGCCAATCACAAGTCATGA
- the LOC139378515 gene encoding streptococcal hemagglutinin-like, producing MLRSNLAEATGSMLRSNLAEATGSMLRSNLAEATGSIIRSNLAEATGSMIRSNLAEATGSMLRSNLAEATGSMLRSNLAEATGSMLRSNLAEATGSMLRSNLAEATGSIIRSNLAEATGSMIRSNLAEATGSMLRSNLVEVTGSMIRSNLAEATGSIIRSNLAEVTGSMLRSNLVEVTGSIIRSNLAEATGSMLRSNLAEATGSMIRSNLAEATGSMLRSNLVEVTGSIIRSNLAEATGSMLRSNLAEATGSILRSNLAEATGSMIRSNLAEATGSMIRSNLAEATGSMIRSNLAEATGSMLRSNLAEATGSMLRSNLAEATGSIIRSNLAEATGSMIRSNLAEATGSMIRSNLAEATGSMIRSNLAEATGSMLRSNLVEVTGSIIRSNLAEATGSMLRSNLAEATGSMIRSNLAEATGSMIRSNLAEATGSMIRSNLAEATGSMLRSNLAEATGSMIRSNLAEATGSMIRSNLAEATGSMLRSNLAEATGSMIRSNLAEATGSMLRSNLAEATGSMIRSNLAEATGSMIRSNLAEATGSMMRSNLAEATGSMIRSNLAEATGSMLRSNLDEATGSMIRSNLAEATGSMIRSNLAEATGGMLRSNLAEATGSMIRSNLAEATGSMIRSNLAEATGSKRQYRTKIKSYYTGSDTRQMWQGLQTITDYKGKHSQELPSDKSQPDKFNYFYARFKASNPETCMRASAVPDDCVITLSAADVSKTLKKVNIHKAAGPDGLKTYSPSRD from the exons ATGCTACGGTCTAACCTGGCTGAGGCTACAGGAAGTATGCTGCGGTCCAACCTGGCTGAGGCTACAGGAAGTATGCTACGGTCCAACCTGGCTGAGGCTACAGGAAGTATAATACGGTCCAACCTGGCTGAGGCTACAGGAAGTATGATACGGTCCAACCTGGCTGAGGCTACAGGAAGTATGCTACGGTCTAACCTGGCTGAGGCTACAGGAAGTATGCTACGGTCCAACCTGGCTGAGGCTACAGGAAGTATGCTGCGGTCCAACCTGGCTGAGGCTACAGGAAGTATGCTACGGTCCAACCTGGCTGAGGCTACAGGAAGTATAATACGGTCCAACCTGGCTGAGGCTACAGGAAGTATGATACGGTCTAACCTGGCTGAGGCTACAGGAAGTATGCTGCGGTCCAACCTGGTTGAGGTTACAGGAAGTATGATACGGTCCAACCTGGCTGAGGCTACAGGAAGTATAATACGGTCCAACCTGGCTGAGGTTACAGGAAGTATGCTGCGGTCCAACCTGGTTGAGGTTACAGGAAGTATAATACGGTCCAACCTGGCTGAGGCTACAGGAAGTATGCTACGGTCCAACCTGGCTGAGGCTACAGGAAGTATGATACGGTCCAACCTGGCTGAGGCTACAGGAAGTATGCTGCGGTCCAACCTGGTTGAGGTTACAGGAAGTATAATACGGTCCAACCTGGCTGAGGCTACAGGAAGTATGCTACGGTCCAACCTGGCTGAGGCTACAGGAAGTATACTGCGGTCCAACCTGGCTGAGGCTACAGGAAGTATGATACGGTCTAACCTGGCTGAGGCTACAGGAAGTATGATACGGTCTAACCTGGCTGAGGCTACAGGAAGTATGATACGGTCCAACCTGGCTGAGGCTACAGGAAGTATGCTGCGGTCCAACCTGGCTGAGGCTACAGGAAGTATGCTACGGTCCAACCTGGCTGAGGCTACAGGAAGTATAATACGGTCCAACCTGGCTGAGGCTACAGGAAGTATGATACGGTCCAACCTGGCTGAGGCTACAGGAAGTATGATACGGTCCAACCTGGCTGAGGCTACAGGAAGTATGATACGGTCCAACCTGGCTGAGGCTACAGGAAGTATGCTGCGGTCCAACCTGGTTGAGGTTACAGGAAGTATAATACGGTCCAACCTGGCTGAGGCTACAGGAAGTATGCTACGGTCCAACCTGGCTGAGGCTACAGGAAGTATGATACGGTCCAACCTGGCTGAGGCTACAGGAAGTATGATACGGTCCAACCTGGCTGAGGCTACAGGAAGTATGATACGGTCTAACCTGGCTGAGGCTACAGGAAGTATGCTACGGTCCAACCTGGCTGAGGCTACAGGAAGTATGATACGGTCCAACCTGGCTGAGGCTACAGGAAGTATGATACGGTCCAACCTGGCTGAGGCTACAGGAAGTATGCTGCGGTCCAACCTGGCTGAGGCTACAGGAAGTATGATACGGTCCAACCTGGCTGAGGCTACAGGAAGTATGCTGCGGTCCAACCTGGCTGAGGCTACAGGAAGTATGATACGGTCTAACCTGGCTGAGGCTACAGGAAGTATGATACGGTCCAACCTGGCTGAGGCTACAGGAAGTATGATGCGGTCCAACCTGGCTGAGGCTACAGGAAGTATGATACGGTCTAACCTGGCTGAGGCTACAGGAAGTATGCTGCGGTCCAACCTGGATGAGGCTACAGGAAGTATGATACGGTCCAACCTGGCTGAGGCTACAGGAAGTATGATACGGTCTAACCTGGCTGAGGCTACAGGAGGTATGCTGCGGTCCAACCTGGCTGAGGCTACAGGAAGTATGATACGGTCCAACCTGGCTGAGGCTACAGGAAGTATGATACGGTCCAACCTGGCTGAGGCTACAGGAA gcaagcgtcaatacaggactaagatcaaatcatactacaccggctccgacactcgtcagatgtggcagggcttgcaaactattacagactacaaagggaagcacagccaagagctgcccagtgacaaaaGCCAACCAGACAAGTtcaattacttctatgctcgcttcaaggcaagtaaccctgaaacatgcatgagagcatcagctgttccggacgactgtgtgatcacgctctccgcagccgatgtgagtaagaccttgaaAAAGGTtaatattcacaaggccgcagggccagatggattaaaaacctattccccctcaagagactga